Proteins encoded together in one Chitinophaga sp. LS1 window:
- a CDS encoding TonB-dependent receptor, with the protein MMKRNNHFMRCTGLLFLLTMLHFHTLMAQQKKVTGQVSGKEGPLTNVSVQIKGTTIGAYTDDKGQFTISVPNSSAVLVVRYVGMETKEVPVGDQTNLNIVLTSSASDLSEVVVVGYGTTKRQDLTGSVGSVNADELMERPSLTLQQAMAGKVAGVNVNTNSGRPGGRTNVRIRGFGSIKATNDPLYVVDGIVYPADISTINPNDIESMDILKDASATAIYGTRGANGVIMITTKKGSKKGGQVSYSGYVSAGKMARKQDVLNSKEFLATEDLAYANAAKYDPTGFANGAYKDPKVKRAQYIGTLFDDNLNPLYDVDWQDAVTRTAISQGHNLSFTGGDEKSTYGLFLGYNDEQGVIKNSYAKRYTARATIDRQMNDWLKVGGSIGYVVNKEKRQDATTGGNNVTRQMIEMIPIVPFKYPDGTYGKRGDYEGMESGDNPLSQLYEDNRLYNNNVFNGNAYANIRLYKDLTFTSTVGANVRDEYDPYFNSTLSNLANEYGKNYAEITSYRSTFYQWENHFSYNKTIGKDHRISATAGQEIQKLDYLKYVVAVQSLSDDYYEWNNLGSASTVNTPSSEAYTWAMASFFARANYAYKDRYLVTFTGRYDGSSRFGADNKFAFFPSAAVGWRVSEEPFLKDNPTVNNLKLRASYGLTGNSEIGQYKSLANMTSNTLIFNGSRAAGTVISTMANPDLKWEKTRQVDVGFDVSLFDSRLNIAADYYKKNTKDLLLDAPVPASSGYTTLTRNIGSLQNSGFEFSVNAVNIDRKNFSWNTTLNFSTLKNKITALGSNNEDIYMNPNFLDYTNILRVGKSVSSFYGYVREGTWGTAEETEATKYGAKPGDLKFKDMNDDGQINSQDRTIIGKGIPDWYGTLSNTFRYKQFDFLLELQYSYGNDVFKLSEHSSEDRTGIANSFATVLNAWTPEHQNTPIAQIRPTAAGYTSKLDNHKVENGSFIRGKNISFGYNLAAPTCKRLGVSNARVYVAAQNFFLITKYIGYDPETTTWDDTFAQGMQFHDYPKARTVMLGLNVTF; encoded by the coding sequence AGGTCACAGGGCAGGTCTCAGGTAAGGAAGGCCCCCTCACAAATGTATCCGTGCAGATAAAGGGCACTACTATAGGTGCATACACAGATGACAAAGGACAGTTCACTATTTCAGTACCCAATTCCAGCGCTGTACTTGTAGTTCGCTATGTAGGCATGGAAACAAAAGAAGTACCTGTAGGCGATCAGACAAACCTGAATATTGTACTCACCTCATCTGCCAGTGATCTGAGCGAAGTGGTCGTAGTCGGTTATGGTACTACCAAACGGCAGGACCTCACAGGTAGTGTGGGTAGCGTGAACGCCGATGAGCTGATGGAAAGACCCTCTCTCACCCTGCAACAAGCCATGGCAGGTAAAGTAGCAGGTGTAAACGTCAATACCAACTCAGGTCGCCCCGGTGGCCGTACCAACGTACGTATCCGCGGTTTTGGTTCCATCAAGGCTACCAACGATCCGCTGTATGTAGTAGATGGTATCGTATATCCTGCTGATATCTCTACCATCAACCCAAATGATATCGAAAGCATGGACATCCTCAAAGATGCATCTGCTACCGCTATCTATGGTACCCGTGGTGCGAACGGTGTAATCATGATCACTACTAAAAAAGGTAGTAAAAAAGGTGGTCAGGTGAGCTACTCCGGTTATGTTAGCGCCGGTAAAATGGCACGTAAACAGGATGTGCTGAATTCAAAAGAATTCCTCGCTACTGAAGACCTGGCCTATGCCAACGCTGCTAAATACGATCCTACCGGTTTCGCAAATGGCGCATACAAAGATCCTAAAGTAAAACGTGCTCAATATATAGGTACACTCTTCGACGACAACCTCAATCCACTCTATGATGTAGACTGGCAGGATGCCGTAACCCGTACCGCTATCAGCCAGGGACATAACCTGTCTTTCACAGGCGGCGATGAAAAATCTACTTATGGTTTATTTCTTGGCTATAACGATGAACAGGGGGTGATTAAAAATTCTTATGCTAAAAGATATACTGCCCGCGCTACTATCGACCGTCAAATGAATGACTGGCTGAAAGTAGGTGGTAGCATCGGTTATGTGGTAAACAAGGAAAAAAGACAGGATGCAACCACTGGTGGTAACAACGTGACCCGCCAGATGATTGAAATGATTCCTATCGTTCCTTTCAAATATCCAGACGGTACTTACGGTAAAAGAGGCGATTATGAAGGCATGGAATCAGGCGATAACCCGCTCTCCCAGTTGTATGAAGACAACCGTCTGTATAATAACAACGTATTTAACGGTAACGCATATGCAAATATCCGGCTGTACAAGGACCTGACATTTACCAGTACCGTGGGTGCCAACGTGCGTGATGAGTACGATCCTTATTTCAACAGTACCTTGTCCAACCTGGCCAATGAATATGGTAAAAACTATGCGGAGATCACCTCTTACCGCTCTACTTTCTACCAGTGGGAAAACCACTTCTCGTACAATAAGACAATCGGTAAAGACCATCGCATCAGTGCAACCGCAGGTCAGGAAATACAGAAGTTAGACTACCTGAAATATGTGGTAGCTGTTCAAAGTCTGAGTGATGACTACTACGAATGGAATAACCTGGGCTCTGCCTCAACGGTGAACACACCATCGTCTGAAGCTTATACATGGGCAATGGCTTCCTTCTTTGCCAGAGCGAACTATGCATACAAAGATCGTTATCTGGTCACATTCACCGGTCGTTACGATGGTAGCTCCCGCTTTGGTGCAGACAATAAGTTTGCCTTCTTCCCATCTGCGGCAGTAGGCTGGCGTGTGTCTGAAGAACCTTTCCTGAAAGACAATCCAACTGTCAATAACCTGAAACTGCGTGCCAGCTATGGTCTGACCGGTAACTCTGAAATTGGTCAGTATAAGTCACTGGCAAACATGACTTCGAATACCCTGATCTTCAACGGTAGCCGTGCTGCCGGTACTGTGATTAGTACCATGGCAAACCCTGACCTGAAATGGGAAAAAACCAGACAGGTGGATGTGGGTTTTGACGTCTCCCTCTTCGATAGCCGGCTGAACATCGCTGCAGATTATTATAAAAAGAATACCAAAGACCTGTTGCTCGATGCGCCAGTACCTGCTTCCAGCGGTTATACTACACTGACCCGTAACATCGGTAGCCTGCAGAACTCCGGTTTTGAGTTCAGTGTGAATGCTGTGAACATCGATCGTAAGAATTTCTCCTGGAATACTACGCTCAACTTTTCCACACTGAAAAACAAAATCACTGCACTTGGAAGCAACAATGAAGATATTTACATGAACCCGAACTTCCTGGATTATACCAACATCCTGCGTGTGGGTAAATCTGTAAGTTCCTTCTATGGTTACGTACGTGAAGGTACCTGGGGTACAGCTGAAGAAACAGAAGCCACCAAGTATGGAGCCAAACCCGGTGACCTGAAGTTCAAAGACATGAACGACGATGGCCAGATCAACAGCCAGGACCGCACCATCATCGGTAAAGGTATTCCTGACTGGTATGGTACATTGTCCAACACTTTCCGCTACAAACAATTTGACTTCCTGCTGGAATTACAATATTCCTATGGTAATGATGTATTCAAACTCTCAGAACACTCTTCAGAAGACAGAACAGGTATTGCAAACAGCTTTGCCACCGTACTGAATGCATGGACACCTGAGCACCAGAATACACCTATTGCACAGATCAGGCCTACTGCTGCCGGTTACACCAGTAAACTGGATAACCACAAAGTGGAAAACGGCTCTTTTATCAGGGGCAAGAACATCAGCTTTGGTTATAACCTGGCAGCACCTACCTGTAAGCGCCTGGGGGTAAGCAATGCCCGTGTATATGTCGCTGCACAGAACTTCTTCCTGATTACCAAATACATAGGTTATGATCCGGAAACGACCACATGGGACGACACCTTTGCACAGGGCATGCAGTTCCATGACTATCCTAAAGCAAGAACTGTCATGCTTGGACTGAATGTAACTTTCTAA
- a CDS encoding RagB/SusD family nutrient uptake outer membrane protein, which translates to MNRSIIVLLSLSLMGMTGCSKFLEEKNPSSITTDNYYKNATQAQSAVDGAYEQLRVFQNGDGYGETPWISMEMLVGHAKTLGQSTYNSSMIKHTAGTSDPVFMSVWKGFYNGISNCNVAIQHIPDVSMDESQKSNLMGQLYFLRAFYYYHLVRLYGDVPLVLTAVSANSPDLYPSRTAAADVYDQIVKDLQLAEASSLPTTDVTGRVSVMAVKSLLSSVYLTMAGYPLQKGSSYYQLAADKAAEVIDGGGYELFTSYAYLHDRAHKNGSEFILQVQYSGSIVSNNIARLIIPEKIGISKFGDEYGALMPYNQFVNSYETGDKRTEEKQFFFTNYNGRDFGEYALYKYWLEEAANPTTGDANSDENWTLFRLPEIMLIYAEASNEVSGPTDKAYTQINAIRARANLAPLSGLSQADFRQQVYKERYHELAFEDKAYFDIQRTHMIYDLPNNVFVDATSAANIQGVTFTTKYYIWPLPQNELDANKNLTQNEEWK; encoded by the coding sequence ATGAACCGCAGTATAATAGTATTATTAAGCCTCTCCCTGATGGGAATGACAGGCTGTAGTAAATTCCTGGAAGAAAAGAATCCTTCATCTATTACAACGGATAATTATTATAAAAATGCCACCCAGGCACAATCAGCCGTGGATGGTGCTTACGAACAACTGAGAGTATTCCAGAACGGAGACGGCTATGGCGAAACACCATGGATCTCTATGGAAATGCTGGTAGGACATGCCAAAACACTGGGACAGAGTACCTACAACAGTAGCATGATCAAACACACCGCAGGTACCAGCGATCCTGTATTCATGTCTGTATGGAAAGGGTTTTACAATGGTATCTCCAATTGTAACGTGGCCATCCAGCACATCCCGGATGTAAGTATGGATGAGTCCCAGAAGAGCAACCTGATGGGACAATTATATTTCCTGCGTGCATTCTACTACTACCATCTGGTAAGATTGTATGGTGATGTTCCACTGGTACTGACAGCTGTAAGCGCCAACAGTCCTGATCTGTACCCAAGTCGTACCGCTGCTGCTGATGTATATGACCAGATCGTAAAAGACCTGCAGCTGGCAGAAGCCTCTTCTTTGCCAACGACTGACGTGACCGGCCGTGTATCTGTAATGGCAGTAAAATCTCTGCTGTCCAGCGTATACCTGACCATGGCAGGGTATCCATTGCAGAAAGGTAGTTCCTACTATCAGCTGGCTGCCGATAAAGCTGCCGAAGTAATAGATGGTGGTGGTTATGAACTGTTCACCAGTTATGCTTACCTGCATGACAGGGCACATAAAAACGGCAGTGAGTTCATCCTGCAGGTACAGTATTCCGGAAGTATTGTTTCTAACAATATTGCCCGTCTGATCATTCCTGAAAAGATCGGTATCTCTAAGTTCGGTGATGAATATGGTGCGCTCATGCCATACAACCAGTTTGTAAATTCATACGAAACCGGCGATAAACGTACAGAAGAAAAACAATTCTTCTTCACGAATTACAACGGCAGAGATTTCGGTGAATATGCACTGTATAAATACTGGCTGGAAGAAGCCGCGAATCCAACTACCGGCGATGCAAACTCAGATGAGAACTGGACACTGTTCCGTTTGCCAGAGATCATGCTGATCTATGCAGAAGCCAGCAATGAAGTAAGCGGCCCTACTGATAAAGCCTATACACAGATCAATGCGATCCGTGCAAGGGCAAATCTGGCGCCTCTGTCTGGTCTGAGCCAGGCTGATTTCCGCCAGCAGGTGTACAAAGAGCGTTATCATGAACTGGCCTTCGAAGACAAAGCATACTTCGATATACAACGTACACATATGATCTATGATCTGCCAAACAATGTATTTGTAGATGCGACCAGCGCTGCAAATATTCAGGGTGTAACTTTCACAACCAAGTATTACATCTGGCCACTGCCGCAGAATGAACTGGATGCGAATAAGAATCTGACACAAAATGAAGAATGGAAATAA
- a CDS encoding zinc-dependent metalloprotease: MLKSQRSTIAIAIGVSLMAVTTVHGQIFRHKKKQQPTAQKGATPADTTKKPTSIPVKPYKDVITADMKSSKGFITVHQKDEKYFFEVPNKMMGRDILIVSRISKASAEMRNGSSGYSGDQIGETVFRFELGPAKKLLLRRISFREYSDDSTKAMFASVQKNNVQAIAMAFTIAAYAPDSSGVVFDATDFVNSDNEVLYFQKKALKDKAGMGAQANDRSFVDYVRAFASNVEVHTVKTYNAGLNPTSSSYTVELNSSMVLLPEKPMKPRAMDGRVGYFAVGHIDFDADPQGVKEKIYVKRWRLEPKPEDVEKYKRGELVEPAKPIVYYIDPTTPKKWVPYLMQGVNDWQKAFEKIGFKNAVYARIAPTKEEDSTWSIDDATHSAIIYRPSVIANAMGPSVSDPRSGEIIESHIFWYHNVMSLLQRWYMAQCGAVDPRALNNELPDSLMGQLIRFVSSHEVGHTLGLLHNFGSSSTVPVEKLRDKTWVEAHGHTPSIMDYARFNYVAQPEDHIGEAGLFPRINDYDFWAIQWGYDMHKEYKTAEEEKTALSKMVSDSLAANHRLYFGSEVNFTDARCQNEDLGDDAVKAGEYGIKNLKRLMPGVLSWAGEKGEDFDKPMEQIKTLYSQFFMYIGHAVANIGSVYVTENMVGDAGNSNVEPAPYEKQKAAMAFINKQLFETPTWLNSELLNRTTMNFATEINDAQRDMLNAILGRARFSRLLWSEQVYAAQKHVKVYTLTEMLGDLNKGIFTEAYAGKNVDMYRRALQKGYVARLMQQVFANQGEGNISDQVMPFGFNFEKSDERAMVKDNLMTVLALCKKQAANAGLDKLTKLHYDDMVTKINAQLAAEKQGLIK, encoded by the coding sequence ATGCTAAAAAGCCAACGTTCAACGATAGCCATCGCCATAGGAGTTTCTCTTATGGCGGTGACCACCGTTCATGGTCAGATCTTTAGACACAAGAAGAAACAACAGCCCACCGCACAGAAAGGCGCCACACCTGCTGACACAACCAAGAAACCCACCAGCATACCTGTTAAACCATACAAGGATGTGATCACTGCTGATATGAAGTCCAGCAAGGGTTTTATTACTGTACACCAGAAAGATGAAAAGTACTTCTTCGAGGTTCCTAACAAAATGATGGGTAGAGACATTCTCATCGTGAGCCGTATTTCAAAAGCATCTGCCGAAATGCGCAATGGCAGCTCAGGTTATTCAGGCGATCAGATTGGTGAAACTGTGTTCAGGTTTGAACTGGGTCCTGCTAAAAAATTATTGCTCCGCCGTATCTCTTTCAGAGAATATAGTGATGACAGTACCAAAGCAATGTTCGCCAGCGTACAAAAGAACAATGTACAGGCAATTGCCATGGCTTTTACGATCGCTGCTTACGCCCCTGATTCCAGCGGTGTTGTATTCGATGCGACAGACTTTGTAAACAGCGACAACGAAGTATTGTACTTCCAGAAAAAAGCGCTCAAAGACAAAGCTGGTATGGGTGCACAGGCAAACGACCGCAGCTTTGTAGATTATGTACGTGCATTTGCTTCCAATGTAGAGGTTCATACCGTAAAGACTTACAATGCGGGTCTGAACCCTACCTCTTCTTCCTATACCGTAGAGCTGAACTCTTCTATGGTCCTGCTGCCTGAAAAGCCAATGAAACCAAGAGCGATGGATGGCCGTGTAGGTTACTTCGCCGTAGGTCATATTGACTTTGATGCAGATCCACAGGGTGTAAAAGAAAAGATCTATGTAAAACGCTGGAGATTGGAACCAAAACCGGAAGATGTAGAGAAATACAAACGTGGTGAACTGGTAGAACCAGCTAAACCAATCGTATACTACATTGATCCTACTACCCCTAAGAAATGGGTACCTTACCTGATGCAGGGTGTAAACGACTGGCAGAAAGCCTTTGAAAAGATCGGTTTCAAAAATGCTGTATATGCACGCATTGCACCTACCAAAGAAGAAGACAGCACCTGGAGCATTGACGATGCCACTCACTCTGCTATCATCTATCGTCCATCTGTGATTGCCAATGCAATGGGTCCAAGCGTATCTGACCCTCGTAGCGGTGAGATCATCGAGAGCCACATCTTCTGGTATCACAACGTAATGAGCCTCCTGCAACGCTGGTATATGGCACAATGTGGTGCTGTTGATCCGCGTGCACTGAACAATGAACTGCCAGATTCTCTGATGGGTCAGCTCATCCGTTTCGTATCTTCTCATGAAGTAGGTCACACACTGGGTCTGCTGCACAACTTCGGTTCAAGCTCCACTGTACCTGTTGAGAAACTGCGCGACAAAACATGGGTGGAAGCACATGGTCATACACCTTCTATCATGGACTATGCACGTTTCAATTACGTAGCACAGCCTGAAGATCATATTGGTGAAGCAGGTTTATTCCCACGTATAAATGACTACGATTTCTGGGCCATTCAATGGGGATATGATATGCACAAGGAATACAAAACTGCTGAAGAAGAAAAAACAGCCCTGTCCAAAATGGTGAGCGATAGCCTTGCTGCTAACCACCGCCTGTACTTCGGCAGCGAAGTTAACTTCACAGATGCCCGTTGTCAGAACGAAGACCTCGGCGACGATGCAGTAAAAGCAGGTGAATATGGTATCAAAAATCTGAAAAGATTAATGCCGGGTGTACTGAGTTGGGCTGGTGAGAAAGGGGAAGATTTTGATAAGCCAATGGAGCAGATCAAAACCCTGTACAGCCAGTTCTTCATGTACATAGGTCATGCTGTGGCAAACATCGGTAGCGTATACGTGACTGAAAATATGGTGGGCGATGCAGGCAACAGCAACGTAGAACCAGCTCCATATGAAAAGCAGAAAGCAGCAATGGCATTTATCAACAAGCAATTGTTTGAAACGCCAACCTGGTTGAACAGTGAGCTGCTGAACAGAACCACAATGAACTTTGCTACTGAGATTAACGATGCACAGCGCGATATGCTGAACGCTATACTGGGCCGTGCACGTTTCAGCCGTCTCTTATGGTCTGAGCAGGTGTATGCAGCACAGAAGCATGTAAAAGTATATACACTGACAGAAATGTTAGGGGACCTGAACAAAGGCATCTTTACAGAGGCTTATGCAGGTAAGAATGTAGATATGTACCGCCGTGCTTTGCAAAAAGGATATGTAGCCAGATTGATGCAGCAGGTATTTGCAAACCAGGGCGAAGGTAATATCAGCGATCAGGTCATGCCGTTTGGTTTCAACTTTGAGAAATCAGATGAAAGAGCAATGGTGAAAGACAACCTGATGACCGTATTAGCTTTGTGTAAAAAACAAGCGGCAAATGCAGGACTGGACAAGCTGACTAAGTTACACTATGATGATATGGTAACGAAGATCAACGCGCAGTTAGCTGCAGAAAAACAAGGATTGATAAAGTAA
- a CDS encoding RagB/SusD family nutrient uptake outer membrane protein: protein MKKNRSIYIIAAAALFAMSCNKLVDIPAHPIDQITEGTVFSDSADIMSAVAGVYSNFKANASGGSIGATIVTVNGGQAADELIYAYSSTYVNNAYLADDGTASTLWNSAYTNIYQMNSCIAGISGTSAISDSLKRALVAEMKFDRAFYYFQMVNLFGGVPLVTVTDYNVTATQPRVTVDEVYKLIQADLAEARSLLKAKYPSTSGTKYRPNLYTAMALSAKVFLYRQQWDSAAQMVNQILASGLYAMASTPSTVFYQSSNEVIWNLPGSIVSTSNFQTGEGYTLLPSSIYSAPAYQVNPILVNAFEANDLRKATWITQTTLYGTTYNYPTKYKNRTYDAANREAYVMFRLADMYLVLAEAQAHLGNTSDAITNLNIVRSRAGLAGYAGTDEDLLTAIYHERQVEMAFEWGNRWYDLKRTGTIDAVLGAEKSSWKSTAALLPIPSTQIQANPNLIQNDGY from the coding sequence ATGAAGAAGAATCGTTCTATATATATAATTGCGGCGGCAGCCCTGTTCGCAATGTCCTGTAACAAGCTGGTTGATATTCCTGCTCATCCAATTGATCAGATTACAGAAGGCACCGTTTTTAGTGACAGTGCAGATATCATGTCTGCTGTAGCTGGTGTCTATTCCAACTTTAAAGCAAATGCTTCCGGTGGTTCTATTGGCGCTACTATAGTGACTGTAAATGGAGGCCAGGCTGCCGATGAACTGATATATGCCTATAGTTCTACTTATGTAAACAACGCCTACCTGGCAGACGATGGAACTGCATCCACTTTGTGGAATTCAGCATACACCAATATTTACCAGATGAACAGCTGTATAGCTGGCATTAGCGGTACTTCTGCTATCAGTGACTCACTTAAACGTGCACTCGTAGCTGAGATGAAATTTGACCGTGCCTTTTATTACTTCCAGATGGTAAACCTGTTTGGTGGTGTACCTTTGGTCACCGTTACCGATTATAACGTGACCGCTACCCAACCAAGAGTAACTGTAGATGAAGTGTATAAACTGATCCAGGCAGATCTGGCAGAAGCCCGTTCCCTGCTCAAGGCAAAATATCCGTCTACTTCCGGCACCAAATACCGTCCAAACCTGTACACAGCGATGGCACTTTCTGCCAAGGTATTCTTATACCGCCAGCAATGGGATAGTGCAGCGCAGATGGTAAATCAGATCTTAGCCTCCGGTCTTTATGCAATGGCATCCACGCCATCCACTGTATTTTATCAGTCCAGCAATGAAGTCATCTGGAACCTGCCCGGTAGCATTGTGAGTACTTCTAACTTTCAGACGGGTGAAGGTTATACCTTACTGCCATCTTCTATCTACTCAGCTCCAGCTTACCAGGTAAATCCTATCCTGGTGAATGCATTTGAAGCAAATGACCTCCGTAAGGCCACCTGGATCACGCAAACTACATTATATGGAACCACATATAATTACCCGACAAAATACAAGAACAGGACATATGATGCAGCTAACAGGGAAGCATATGTAATGTTCCGCCTCGCTGATATGTACCTGGTACTGGCAGAAGCGCAGGCACACCTGGGCAATACCTCAGATGCGATTACGAATCTGAATATCGTAAGATCAAGAGCGGGTCTCGCTGGCTACGCTGGTACTGACGAAGATCTGCTGACTGCCATCTACCACGAACGCCAGGTTGAAATGGCATTCGAGTGGGGCAACCGCTGGTACGATCTGAAACGTACAGGTACTATTGATGCAGTACTGGGTGCTGAGAAATCTTCCTGGAAATCTACTGCTGCACTGCTTCCTATTCCTTCTACACAGATACAGGCAAATCCCAACCTTATTCAGAATGATGGTTACTAG